Below is a genomic region from Anoplopoma fimbria isolate UVic2021 breed Golden Eagle Sablefish chromosome 20, Afim_UVic_2022, whole genome shotgun sequence.
TTATAACCTCAACTCCTTCTCGACTTTAGTGAGTTTTGTATTGTGGATACTTATGATGCAGCAAACGTaggaataacatttttattatattatgaaaattacaaatatgtttaaaaatgtaattataatttaCTTGAGGAGAGGAAAACACTTAACTGAAAAGTTTCAATTAGcgcactggtgtgtgtgtgtgtgtgtgtacgtgtgtgtgtgtgtgtaacgccATACCGCGCTTGgaaactaaaatgttaaatgccTTGTGTTTACCCGGctgtgtgtgagatgtgtgtTATGATCTGACTTTAATCAAAtcatttgcacacaaaaaaacgaACACTGAGGACCGCGCGTTTGTGTCAACATCATAATTTCAGTCTTGGTGAACTCCGCCACAAAATGGCGTCCACGGTGGCGTGACTGCAAGAACAGTGCCGTCTCTGCAATGCAGTCAGAAACATGCAGCATGAGTAACTGTACATGCACAACCAtggctaagtgtgtgtgtgtgtgtgtgtgtgtgtgtgtgtgcataccagtgcatatgtgtgtgtgtgtgtgtgtgtgtgtgtgtgtgtgtgtgtgtgtgtgtccagtagGCAGAACGCCccctgcagagacagacactGTTCCACCATCCCACCTCTCCTCTCATGCCGCCATTTTACACACGCAGGAGCTAATGCTAACCAACCCTGACCGTTAGCTCTTTACCcaaaaaagtaagaaatatGCGAAAGACCGAACGAACGAAAAACGCGAATTAACAAAAGCGGTTAAAGTAAAATTTTGAGTGTCGAGTCCGGGATTCGAGAGAGCTCGGCTGGAcaagcggtgtgtgtgtgtgtgtgtgtgtgtgtgtgtgtgtgtgtgtgtgtgtgtgtgtgtgtgagcgtgtgcgtTCGTATTGTGTCCTTGTGTGTATCGAGTTCAGAGGGTACAAAGGTATttgggagagaggggagggggggttaaaGGAGGGCAGCGATGTAAgaaaatagcagaaaaaaaaaagagaaagaaaatggggAAAATGGTGAAGCCCGGCAAACTGAAATGAATGCAATGTAGTGCTCACAGCGGGACGAcgacagaaaagagaggagagagacggagagagaacgGGAATcaattagagagagagggaagttGGTCTATAATGGTTTCTCACAGTAGGACGGCGAGAAAAGAGAACGGAAGAGAGGCAGAGCGACAAGGTGAAGAAGAGGGATAAACACAACAGGAGGAGTTtttagggagaaaaaaaaaaaaaggtaagtaTGGAGTGGGAGGCGAAGTGAGTCGGTGGGAGATGCAATAGAGGGGCTGCAGGGCGCCAGAAGATATTTTACATGACGCCAGTCTGCTGATGACGGTTCGGAGCCTTGTTTTCTGATGCAACACGGGCTCAAGCACCTTTCGGCAAAAAAGCGCCTTCTCTGGCATGACTCGTGAAAGCGCcatgttcaaataaaaacaatcacacacacatcactacGCCGAAAAAAACATAACCAACACCTACAAAGCGTAATCATGCTTTACACTGCTGCGAGGAACAACCAGGATGAggaaacatgacacacacacacacacacacacacacacacacacacacacacacacacacacacacacacacacacacacacacacacacacacacacacacacacacacacacacacacacacacacacacacacacacacacacagagagaaaggatgTCATTAGCAGCTCTCTGCGCCACTGAATCCGTCCTGCCTGGTTTTGTTGTGTTCTTGGGTTAAATTaaggtgaaaaacacacacgttcacacacTGGAGAGGAGACCGAGGGACTGGAGAGCGGTAGCTGACCTTGGAGCAATGACAGCGTACCTGACGGACCCTCTCACTGTCATCACTCTGTCCTTCAGACCAGTGTGaggcagttgtgtgtgtgtgtgtgtgtgtgtgtgtgtgtgtgtgtgtgtgtgtgtgtgtgtgtgtgtgtctgtacttgCTGATAATTAATTCAAAACACCCACAACAGGGCATCCCCACATGGAAATACCATTTAATCACATGCtttttagaagaagaagaaaaaaagtttggggAGATAAGAAGGGAGGGAGGCAAACGGGTTGAAGTttagataagagataagatgaAGCTGAAGGACAAGAGGCTGCCATCACcgagggcacacacacacacacacacacacacacacacacacacacacacacacacacacacacacacacacacacacacacacacacacacacacacacacacacacacacacacacacacacacacacacacacacacacacacactgcgtcCTGCTGCCATGCTACCTGTCAGATAAAAGGGAACCTGAGCAGGAAGCAACCAGAGGGAATGTAAGGTGTTACCACAGGGAGCAACACAACAACAGCTGTGGTAAACCGCCACTAATGGAcagtcaaagagagagagagagagagatagagagagggaaagagaccCTCCAactctccttcatctcctctcccatCCATCTGGTTTGCTCTTCTCTCTCCGGCCTCATGTGCTCTCATCCCAACGCGATCGCCGCACAGCATGCGTACGACAGAGATGGAGCGGAGCGAGGAGAGGGGAGTTCGGTGAATAACTTTGCGGTAGATATGGAGATACAACAAAGAGATAGAGAAGACAACGGGTAGGTGGAGGAGGAATTGGGTGGGGGCGGGGCGGAGTCAAGAGATTAGTTTTGCTCCAGTAGCGAAAGATCATAAAAAacgaggaagggaggagagagctgaggagacagagagaaggggaggatTAGTGCCACTTCAGGAATGACAGAAgactaaaaaagaaagagcGGGAGGAGTGGAAGACAACGAGAGGGAGATCCTGACATTTAGTCGGGATTAGTTTTGGTTAAGAAacaggatgagagggagagagaaaataagaaaaggaaacagtAGATGGAAGTGTGTGAATCTCTCTTGATAGAAGGCTTTCTAATGTAAAGTAATGGGCTTTAACGGTaaagtcaagtgtgtgtgtgtgtgtgtgtgtgtgtgcgcatgtgtctCCCATCATGCGTAGTCCAGGTGATTccaaatatttagtttatttccgGCCCAGATAGGCTGATGGGGGAATACTGTCAGAAGGTCAGAAGACTACATTAGCATTTTCTCACTGAACAACTATCTGTGGTATTTCTAATTAATGACAGCAggataattaacattttaaaaaaagtcatcagCCTTCAGTCTGGTAATAACGCAGCAAATTACTCCCCGTCTTGCGCCGGAACAGTGATGGCATTTAAGAATTCATTCGAGACGGATGAGGCCTCTTTTTATACtggtttttaatatttattttccttaacAAAAAAGTGACATGAATTTAATCAAGGCTTGGGAGATATTCGTTAGAAGACATGTAGAAATGAAGTGAATGGGTCTcccacacatgcagacacacacaaacttgcaACCAgctttcctgtaaaaaaaaaaaaaaaaaaagtgtgtgttagTTCAGCCTGGGACAGCATGAAAAAGCCCCCTGCGGATAGCACTGGGATGGGAACTGGGACAGACGTCTCGGACCAGCATATGAGGGGgcaagcacacgcacacgcacacgcacacacacacacacacacacacacacacacacacacacacacacacacacacacaagcacaaaggGCAAAGACTCATAGACCCATGCAGGACCgcgcaaacacacaaagtgcacggacacagaaaaaaaacggTCATACACGTTTGAAATGCTCACACACACCGACAACTGTACAGGGATTCCCACAGTGACTGGGCAACATTCCCAACCGGAATGGGCAGCTCACTGGACTGGAAGACTAACATTACTCCAGGCGAGCTCTGGATTAGATCAACTCTGGGAATTTCACAGTgggacagagagatggagagagtgagagagacaaggaggagggctgggggaaggaagggaggaaagagaggaaactaatgcttaaaaaaaagccCTCAATCCAATTAGGCTTAAAAGCCAACGTGGAGCGGAGAGTGGGGGAAATCTTATTATACAATGTTAAAGATAATGCAAGATTCAAGATGAAGAGGTAAAGATGAATTTAGTATTATATGGAGAATGAGAGCATTACAGTTCTTCAGAAGGAGAAGTGGAATAGTAGCCCTGgtagtagaagaagagagatgAGTCTCCTGGTTTACAAAGAGCGAGCATGaaaggaagaagagatgaaaagagGAGTGTACTCACTGGACTCACAGCACACGGTGACACGCAACTTCATACATGGCAGAGGAGGGCCTTCATCTGCGGGTAGAGCTAGAAAGAACAacgagagacacacagagagagagagagagagagaggttttaATATGCTGCTTACCTATTAAAGACAACAAACAGTTAGTCAAAATGTTAACTTgtcaaataaaaagagaaatatatgTATGCTGGGTGTCTACTCTCTGAGAAGTGTCTTGATACTTTTGAAGAATACTTATGACAAGAAAAGCTAAAGAGCAGCGAGGATGTTTTCCTGTTTAGACCATATCAATACCTCAATATAAAAGAATCACACCATCTTCCTGTCACAGgcgaaataaaaacaataaaatacactactGAGAGTGCAAGcctaaaaaatgtaactgcTCCGATATCAATGCTGATCACGGCTCTCAAGGGAAAATTGTCAAACATCAGATGTATTACCTGTCGGTTTAGCATTGctttttacaacaacaaatcTGTCTGGAAACTGCAGTTAAATGGCTTTACATTTGAATTATTCACAAACAGCTGCTAGCTCAACGGGGTCCCACCACACAAGCTGAGTGTATGATCACTTACAGTCTGTCCCACTTTGTATCAGTAATTTCAACTGATAAGATACAGCTAAAAAATGGCAGTAAAGCTGTTCAAAGGCACTATGTACTGTGGCTGGGAGAGCTCTATCAGACCAAGTAGCTTCACCATTTTGACAGCAAATGTGTCAAATGAAGAAAAGATTCAgcaaataatgaaacacaagcAGAGACAGGACCACTTTCACCAAACGACCACGTAAATTACCAGCAAATACAGAGATCCCATAAGTCGTACGCATCACAACAAATGTGAGATACAACTCTACACAGGATGCCCAGTTAGACACTAGAAGGCTGTCTGCTGAAAGTTCACCTAAAATCTCAGTTCAACCCATAGGCCAAAAAGCAGGATTTTGTGACATCCAACTAGTTTGAAAGCCAATCCTGGTCTACCATGCAACTTACGCAAGCGTGACGTGAGAAGATAAAACCTCCGGTGCCCAACAGGTGGCAACCTTCAGGTCTGAAATGtcaagccaatgcggaagtgccttaaacttgcattatttctaattaccagcagggggcgactcttcttGTTGCTAAAGGGAGTCTATGAAAAACTGACCCAACttctcaatttatttttttaagtcagtACACGTTGAGTTTATGCCCTCATTtgttagtttcaagtcttcttcaatacaacatgatgttcatttcgtgaATTTCGAGTGTTTGTCTTACAACTTAAACCCTTACACATTGAGTTTTTAGTTCAAAGTTCATATTAAGCTTTTTGGtctaaaaatgcaatattcagtatttggttgtacttagctccaccctctcgtctCACGCAACGGCCAAAAAGTTGAACTCCAAGCTTCAAAATGGCcgcccacaaaccaatgtgttaaatcacaatgactacgtccacttatGGATTTAGTCTTTGGTGTAATTACAGTGAGAATGAACAAGGAGACATCTTCTGTCCAGTAGTAAAACTtttgatatgatatatatatatatatattttttaatctgagagaagtagttttatttttaaacttggtgctatttaattgttattgaaaatatttttcaaagtatTCTTGTAATTCTTTTAAACATGTCTTCAGGAAAAAATTGTTTTGTCCAAATACTATTTCAAGCtcaatatttatttcagtgttaaCCATGTGATTTCATAATCTAGTGTTATGATAATTACTACTGCATTCTTTTAGGTGTCCCCTGGAAACTATCCCCTCAAATGGTTCCATGTTTTGAGCTGCTGACCATCAGAGGATGTTGAGGTGTTTCCTGATCGTGGGGATCCAGACGTGGAGAACCAGCGGCCGTTGGTCAGCAGGTCAGTCAGAGACCCAGAGACCCAGAGACAGAGGGTTGACAGTGTCTGTGGGAGCTGTAGAGGGGCTGAGCCCGGCTCAGACTGAGCCAACTAATGCCATTAGTGTTCCTAATACTATTGTACTGTTCTCCCGGGCTAATGCCATTATACTGTCTCCAGTGCTGCGGGGCCCATTCAGCACACAGACCCCAGAGCCAGACATTTGGACCAACTTTACGCCTTATCTTTGATgtggacaaaacacacacaatcgcTCTGAGCCCGATGTGGCCCGaccagggagaggggggggcagCCATTGTTGCTTTTCTCTAAACGGGCCTGAACAACCACAATAGCCcagtgtgtgtacatacatacgtgtacgtgtgtgtgtgtgtgtgtgtgtgagcactcTCTCATGCGCTCACAATGCGCCATTGTCCCATGGACCGCAACAGTAATTTATGTAAagattctttctctctcttcgtCTCATCCATCCCTTTTCTCCGTCGCTTTTGTTGctccccctttctttctctctccagtgtGGATTCCTCTCATCCggccccctctcctccctttctccccccctTTGCCTTCCTGTACTGTCAGACTGTGTCCAtcttttgctctttctctccctctgtcactcCTCCACGCTTCTCTACCTCCGTCTGCTTCTCCGCctgtccttttctttctccccctcctcactgTCGTCCTGTATTGATCTCCATTTCTTCCTCCTACACTTTGCggtccctctttctctttgttgtcaCCCTTCCACACCGTGCATTCACTAGACTCTTTCGTTGTCTGCCTTGtttcatgtcctcctcctcttggtTCGACACACCAGAATttgtaaaaagtataaaaaaaaaaaaaaaacagtccactGATTTTACAGCAACCTTTTAAAGCCATATTCTGGGTCTTtcccttcctttttctccctccagtGGTTTGAGATAAGTGAGTGAGTGGAGAGGAGCACAAGGGAGTGTAATGGATAAAGAAGATACCATCACTAAAATTGTATAATAGCCTACAGGTTTaagaaaacatcaaattatTGTCACACAGCATGAATTTATGGAAAACATTAATTCTATAAGCTGCAGTTTGCCGACGCTCAAAGCCTCGTAAAAATACACTCAACCTTTTCATTCTTTCAACGTTTAGGGCTTCCTGTCCGCCACACTTCCAGGTGTCTACTCAGAGTGTAATAAATTGAAGCATCAAATGTTTACATTGATTCTCTTTTGGAGAATAGAAATAGAATGAATGGACATTTTCATCAAGACAGTAAGTGATAATGCTCTTTGTATATTAAGAAGGCAAATCTTTTAGCCATGTATGGAAGCTCAGTACTGTCAATTGATAATCATAATCAAAAAGAAGTCCTGATGGAACAGATCATGTGAGTCTTTAGTGTTTAACTTCTAGTTTTATGGTTAAGTAAGGATAGGATATTACTAAATTCTCGCCGTTTTCAAAGCTTGAACTGAGATTTGCTAATTGAATCATGGACATTTAAAAGTGCAGTGTGTTGGATTTGTTGATATCCATCAGTGACGTaacagattgcaaccaactgcaATTTGTCCTATGTGACAAGTGTAAAGAAGAATTATGGTGAACAGTCCGTTCCGGGCTACTTTAAAAACATAGCAGCCGGCTCAGTGAAGAAAACCCGCTCCGTATGTAGGTATCGACTGATAATTCTAaggtacaaaaaacaaaacaattctcattttcaggtgattatccactaaagaaaacatacttagtAATGGTATTCCATTTCCTTTAATAGAttcccctaaatgctacacactgttcctttaatgtgAAATACTTAAGATCCTAATCCATGTTTTCAAGGGGTGGAAGTCATTTTTCAGATTCCTAGTTTAAAGGAtgtgacccttttttttttttaaatgagaaatttAAAGTCGTCATCTTTGGTTTCAGGAAATTGATTTTTCATAAACAATTAATGGATTCATTTGGAAACTAGTCCACAGATGATCAAAATGATTTGCGTCCCTTTCCAACCAAAATGTGTCCTGATCAAACCACTTTATTTCGTAAGCTTTGGTATTGTTGTATTGATAGACGTCCTCTACTCACAGCTGTAGTAGTAGTGGCGTCCTGGCAGAAACTCAAACCCCAGCGAGAAGGGGGTGAATCTTTGGATCTTCTCGGAGAAGCGCACTGGTCCAAACGGAGCATGGGGGTTGTTACACTCCCACCGCTTGATGGCCCCTTTTGTCTCCACACAGCCCTGGAAAGAGGATTCTCCCACCAGGTAGAGGGCCGGCATCTCCGGCTGCCCGGGGCCCTGGGTCCCCTTGTCGGGGTAGTGGGGGCAATAAATGTCCAGGTAGTCATTCAGATTCACCTGGACGGACAGATCTCCTGCCGTTAACCTGGAAGGAAGAACGACAACGACATTAATATTTCACGTAACGATTATAGAGTACAGAGTAATACATGACTGAAGGGGAAAGAGAGGTGGTGAtttaacacagagagagagagataaaaaaagacagatgacAGGTATTCCATAATTCCTTTGTGCCTAAAGGAACGTGGATAGTTACAGCAGATGGATAGTTCATCAATATTACACATAACAATTACACACAGCGATAAAGCAAAGTTGTGCAGGTCTTAAAAAGAATGTTTTACAATCTGATATATATGAATGATTCGACTGCATTTGACTTCCAGACCAGCAAGGGAGCGGTGCTGAGCGGGAAAAACAATCCCTCATATGCTAATTAAGACCACTGAGGGGAGTGTGAAATAAACTTCACTACACAGcaaacagatacacacaggcTTGTGCAAACGTATGTGGACGTGCATGTGCATGCACAACCATGTCTTCAGTCAAGGTTGACTGGCTTTAGGCATAACAACAACTCTGGACAAGACAGCATCATTAGAACAGAAGAGCTGCATTATGCATGCTCCTTTAGACTTTAGAatctgacttcctgtcagctgcaGCATAAAGAGTTACCCGTGTACAAGCTAATATGGGGGAAGAGAAGATGCGAGAAAGATTGAGCAGAGTCGATGTAGGACAAAGTAAGAGAGGTGAATTCAACAGGAGGAAATCATAAGACTTTGTATGAATCATAAAGGcatgaaaagacaaagcagGAGACGATAAATGAGGAGAGAAATGTGTGACAAATGGAGGGGAGGAATGAAAGTGATGAAGTGACATATGACgagacacagaggaagacagatggagagactGATGACAAGAGAGCTGTTGAGACGGGTAAAAGTAGAGAGACGgatcacagaaaaaaatgaagaaagcTAAATTAAGATGAAAGTTTGGATGAACAGGTGAAATAAAGAAGTGGAGTAGAGAGAAACGGAAGTAAAGTGTTTTAATTAGCGACCCCAGAGAGTGTGAGTGCAGAcgcacagagaggagaacaacGGAGTGGAAGAAAGAGTCGAGACGGACTTTAATTGGGCTCCTCTGCGCATGGAGAGCAGGAGAAAAGAATGAGGGGCAGAATTTGGCTCGGGCAGAAGGTTCAGGTCCATCAGTGGGAGTCTTTTTTAAGAGGGGTGACAGagcggaggagagaggaaggggagtgCTGGGAGTCAGCGGAGGGGAACATgggcgaaaaaaaaaagaaaaaaaagagcacagaatggggaggggaggaaggaggtggaCGAGTAGAGTAGTCTTAAGCTAAGTAGGCTGAATGAGAAGAGACCAACGGAACAAATGAGAGGAGGAATGAAtgcagaaaggaggaggagttaacgaaaacagtaaaatgaaacAGATAAGACGTGACAGGAAGCAGGAGACTGAGATGGTCCAGCAAGTCAGAGGAGGACGTCAAAGATGGATGGAGcagtgagaggagagatgacAAGAGACCATGGGAGAGAGGGGCGTTATGGCACGGCTAAAAATGTAATAGACATCCAAGTTTTTTTGTTAGCTTTGAAGCCGAATGTGGGCGCCATGGTGCATACATCTGAGTGAGATAATGGAGcagacgagtgtgtgtgtgtgtgtgtgtgtgtgtgtgtgtgtgtgtgtgtgtgtgtgtgtgtgtgtgtgtgtgtgtgtgtgtgtgtgtctcgtgGGGATGCAGGTGAGCCCCTGGAGGCAGCTTTCACCAAAAGCTGCTTCCTGCTCACTAGCTAGCGTGCAGAATTGGCGATCTATCAACGCGACAGGACACCATCGATCTGGATCCCTCGCTCAGGACATACACACTCCGCTGATCAATATCCcctctgtgaatgtgtgtgtgtgtgtgtgtgtgtgtgtgtgtgtgtgtgt
It encodes:
- the si:dkey-246i14.3 gene encoding ephrin-A4 isoform X2 yields the protein MGTPGALPAWKATIFFLNLISASVAKRHVVYWNSTNTRLTAGDLSVQVNLNDYLDIYCPHYPDKGTQGPGQPEMPALYLVGESSFQGCVETKGAIKRWECNNPHAPFGPVRFSEKIQRFTPFSLGFEFLPGRHYYYSSLPADEGPPLPCMKLRVTVCSSEGSKQIQETVSESRGSSPRTASPPLLLLLLLTLLVLLTT
- the si:dkey-246i14.3 gene encoding ephrin-A4 isoform X1, coding for MGTPGALPAWKATIFFLNLISASVAKRHVVYWNSTNTRLTAGDLSVQVNLNDYLDIYCPHYPDKGTQGPGQPEMPALYLVGESSFQGCVETKGAIKRWECNNPHAPFGPVRFSEKIQRFTPFSLGFEFLPGRHYYYSSLPADEGPPLPCMKLRVTVCCESTSEGSKQIQETVSESRGSSPRTASPPLLLLLLLTLLVLLTT
- the si:dkey-246i14.3 gene encoding ephrin-A4 isoform X3 → MGTPGALPAWKATIFFLNLISASVAKRHVVYWNSTNTRLTAGDLSVQVNLNDYLDIYCPHYPDKGTQGPGQPEMPALYLVGESSFQGCVETKGAIKRWECNNPHAPFGPVRFSEKIQRFTPFSLGFEFLPGRHYYYSSLPADEGPPLPCMKLRVTVCCESKTVSESRGSSPRTASPPLLLLLLLTLLVLLTT
- the si:dkey-246i14.3 gene encoding ephrin-A4 isoform X4, with amino-acid sequence MGTPGALPAWKATIFFLNLISASVAKRHVVYWNSTNTRLTAGDLSVQVNLNDYLDIYCPHYPDKGTQGPGQPEMPALYLVGESSFQGCVETKGAIKRWECNNPHAPFGPVRFSEKIQRFTPFSLGFEFLPGRHYYYSSLPADEGPPLPCMKLRVTVCCESRKLVASLCVSACVGDPFTSFLHVF